One region of Mus musculus strain C57BL/6J chromosome 15, GRCm38.p6 C57BL/6J genomic DNA includes:
- the Fbxl7 gene encoding F-box/LRR-repeat protein 7, which yields MGANNGKQYGSEGKGSSSVSSDVSSSTDHTPTKAQRNVATSEDSDLSMRTLSTPSPALICPPTLPGFQNGRGSSTSSSSITGETVAMVHSPPPTRLTHPLIRLASRPQKEQASIDRLPDHSMVQIFSFLPTNQLCRCARVCRRWYNLAWDPRLWRTIRLTGETINVDRALKVLTRRLCQDTPNVCLMLETVIVSGCRRLTDRGLYTIAQCCPELRRLEVSGCYNISNEAVFDVVSLCPNLEHLDVSGCSKVTCISLTREASIKLSPLHGKQISIRYLDMTDCFVLEDEGLHTIAAHCTQLTHLYLRRCVRLTDEGLRYLVIYCTSIKELSVSDCRFVSDFGLREIAKLESRLRYLSIAHCGRITDVGIRYVAKYCSKLRYLNARGCEGITDHGVEYLAKNCTKLKSLDIGKCPLVSDTGLESLALNCFNLKRLSLKSCESITGQGLQIVAANCFDLQMLNVQDCEVSVEALRFVKRHCKRCVIEHTNPAFF from the exons ATTCTGACTTGAGCATGCGCACACTGAGCACGCCCAGCCCAGCCTTGATATGCCCACCGACTTTGCCAGGATTTCAGAATGGAAGGGGTTCGTCCACATCTTCATCCTCCATCACCGGGGAGACAGTGGCTATGGTTCACTCCCCGCCCCCGACCCGcctcactcacccactcattcGGCTCGCCTCCAGACCCCAGAAAGAGCAAGCCAGCATAGACAGGCTCCCGGACCACTCCATGGTGCAGATCTTCTCCTTCCTGCCCACCAACCAGCTATGTCGCTGTGCACGTGTGTGCCGCCGCTGGTACAACCTGGCCTGGGACCCGCGCCTCTGGAGGACTATCCGTCTCACTGGAGAGACCATCAATGTGGACCGTGCCCTGAAAGTACTGACCCGCAGGCTTTGCCAGGACACCCCCAATGTGTGTCTCATGCTGGAGACTGTCATTGTCAGTGGCTGCCGGCGGCTCACAGACCGGGGGCTTTATACCATTGCACAGTGCTGTCCAGAACTGAGGCGCCTGGAAGTCTCAGGATGTTACAATATCTCGAACGAGGCTGTCTTTGATGTGGTGTCACTCTGTCCCAACCTGGAGCATCTGGATGTGTCAG GGTGCTCCAAAGTGACCTGCATCAGCTTGACCCGGGAGGCCTCCATTAAACTGTCCCCCTTACATGGCAAACAGATTTCCATCCGATACCTTGATATGACGGACTGCTTCGTGCTGGAGGACGAAGGCTTACACACCATCGCAGCTCACTGCACGCAGCTCACTCACCTCTATCTGCGCCGCTGCGTCCGCCTCACAGATGAGGGTCTCCGCTACCTGGTGATCTACTGCACTTCCATCAAGGAGCTGAGTGTCAGCGACTGCCGCTTTGTCAGTGACTTTGGCCTGCGGGAGATTGCTAAACTGGAGTCCCGCTTGAGGTACCTCAGCATCGCCCACTGCGGCCGCATCACGGATGTGGGCATTCGTTATGTGGCTAAATACTGCAGCAAATTACGCTACCTCAATGCGAGGGGCTGCGAGGGCATCACGGACCATGGTGTGGAGTACCTCGCCAAGAACTGTACAAAACTTAAGTCGCTGGACATTGGTAAATGTCCCCTGGTCTCCGACACGGGCCTGGAATCCCTGGCTTTGAACTGCTTCAATCTCAAGAGGCTAAGCCTCAAGTCCTGTGAGAGCATCACCGGCCAGGGCCTGCAGATCGTGGCTGCCAACTGCTTCGACCTGCAGATGTTAAATGTCCAGGACTGTGAAGTTTCCGTGGAGGCCCTGCGGTTTGTGAAGCGCCATTGCAAGCGCTGTGTCATTGAGCATACCAACCCCGCTTTCTTCTGA
- the Fbxl7 gene encoding F-box/LRR-repeat protein 7 isoform X1, which translates to MRTLSTPSPALICPPTLPGFQNGRGSSTSSSSITGETVAMVHSPPPTRLTHPLIRLASRPQKEQASIDRLPDHSMVQIFSFLPTNQLCRCARVCRRWYNLAWDPRLWRTIRLTGETINVDRALKVLTRRLCQDTPNVCLMLETVIVSGCRRLTDRGLYTIAQCCPELRRLEVSGCYNISNEAVFDVVSLCPNLEHLDVSGCSKVTCISLTREASIKLSPLHGKQISIRYLDMTDCFVLEDEGLHTIAAHCTQLTHLYLRRCVRLTDEGLRYLVIYCTSIKELSVSDCRFVSDFGLREIAKLESRLRYLSIAHCGRITDVGIRYVAKYCSKLRYLNARGCEGITDHGVEYLAKNCTKLKSLDIGKCPLVSDTGLESLALNCFNLKRLSLKSCESITGQGLQIVAANCFDLQMLNVQDCEVSVEALRFVKRHCKRCVIEHTNPAFF; encoded by the exons ATGCGCACACTGAGCACGCCCAGCCCAGCCTTGATATGCCCACCGACTTTGCCAGGATTTCAGAATGGAAGGGGTTCGTCCACATCTTCATCCTCCATCACCGGGGAGACAGTGGCTATGGTTCACTCCCCGCCCCCGACCCGcctcactcacccactcattcGGCTCGCCTCCAGACCCCAGAAAGAGCAAGCCAGCATAGACAGGCTCCCGGACCACTCCATGGTGCAGATCTTCTCCTTCCTGCCCACCAACCAGCTATGTCGCTGTGCACGTGTGTGCCGCCGCTGGTACAACCTGGCCTGGGACCCGCGCCTCTGGAGGACTATCCGTCTCACTGGAGAGACCATCAATGTGGACCGTGCCCTGAAAGTACTGACCCGCAGGCTTTGCCAGGACACCCCCAATGTGTGTCTCATGCTGGAGACTGTCATTGTCAGTGGCTGCCGGCGGCTCACAGACCGGGGGCTTTATACCATTGCACAGTGCTGTCCAGAACTGAGGCGCCTGGAAGTCTCAGGATGTTACAATATCTCGAACGAGGCTGTCTTTGATGTGGTGTCACTCTGTCCCAACCTGGAGCATCTGGATGTGTCAG GGTGCTCCAAAGTGACCTGCATCAGCTTGACCCGGGAGGCCTCCATTAAACTGTCCCCCTTACATGGCAAACAGATTTCCATCCGATACCTTGATATGACGGACTGCTTCGTGCTGGAGGACGAAGGCTTACACACCATCGCAGCTCACTGCACGCAGCTCACTCACCTCTATCTGCGCCGCTGCGTCCGCCTCACAGATGAGGGTCTCCGCTACCTGGTGATCTACTGCACTTCCATCAAGGAGCTGAGTGTCAGCGACTGCCGCTTTGTCAGTGACTTTGGCCTGCGGGAGATTGCTAAACTGGAGTCCCGCTTGAGGTACCTCAGCATCGCCCACTGCGGCCGCATCACGGATGTGGGCATTCGTTATGTGGCTAAATACTGCAGCAAATTACGCTACCTCAATGCGAGGGGCTGCGAGGGCATCACGGACCATGGTGTGGAGTACCTCGCCAAGAACTGTACAAAACTTAAGTCGCTGGACATTGGTAAATGTCCCCTGGTCTCCGACACGGGCCTGGAATCCCTGGCTTTGAACTGCTTCAATCTCAAGAGGCTAAGCCTCAAGTCCTGTGAGAGCATCACCGGCCAGGGCCTGCAGATCGTGGCTGCCAACTGCTTCGACCTGCAGATGTTAAATGTCCAGGACTGTGAAGTTTCCGTGGAGGCCCTGCGGTTTGTGAAGCGCCATTGCAAGCGCTGTGTCATTGAGCATACCAACCCCGCTTTCTTCTGA